The Drosophila sulfurigaster albostrigata strain 15112-1811.04 chromosome 3, ASM2355843v2, whole genome shotgun sequence genomic sequence ttcatttaaatacgtaccatattaaaactatattttatgaaatgatgtacatatatgaatgtataatGACAACTGAGCGGATTTCTATATCAAGTAGTTTCGATTGAAACGATTTAAAGAAACTGAAATTTTCCTTAAACAAACTTGTTTGTTTCTTAAGAAGCTATAGACTGCAATGTTGTTTATTTAGgatatatttataacaatttatgtttatttatagtgAAAACCATAATATAACATCTTAAGATTCTATATTTTTCAGTAAGTTTACTTGGGATaacagtttttaattattctattaacatttattatatgtgTAATCTATACTATAAATTGAGGggttattataattaatcaTGATTAGAGTATGTGGCAAGAAACCTTTTGACTCTGGGTTCCCTTTACCGGGTTCATCgaataatgaatatattagTTAAAATAAACTATGTATTAAAAATCCTTTTTAATCCCAGGTCACCACGCTGGGCATGGGCGAGGAGTGGACTGGAGGTGACATGAAAACAGCCGGCGGCGGTGTCAAGATCAATCTGCTGCGCAAAGCCATTGAGCCCCTGAAGGATGCACAGGACACACTGATTATGTTCACCGACAGGTAAGCAAACAAgattataataatcatatattGTTACTCACTTCAATTGGTTTCCCTGGCCAGCTACGATGTTATTATAACCGCACGCCTGGAGGAGATTTTGGAGAAGTTCAAGGAGACGGGTGCCAAGCTGTTGTTCTCAGCAGAAAAGTTCTGCTGGCCCGACAAGAGTCTGGCCAACAAGTATCCCGAGGTGGAAGGCAAGGCATCGCGTTACCTAAACTCTGGTGCCTTCATTGGCTATGCACCTCAAGTCTATGCACTGCTCGAGGAGCCCATCGAGGACACCGGCGATGATCAATTGTACTTTACGAAAGTGTTTCTTGACGAGACGAAGCGTGCCAAACTGGGCATGAAACTGGACACGCAATCGCGTCTCTTCCAGAGTCTGCATGGTGCCAAGAATGATGTGAAGCTGAAGGTGGATCTGGACTCCAATCAGGGCACCCTGCAGAACATTGATTTCATGACCACGCCCGCCATCATTCATGGCAATGGACTGAGCAAGGTCGACTTGAATGCCTATGGCAATTATTTGGCCAAGACTTTCAGTGGCATCTGCACCGTTTGCCAGGAATATATCTTGGAGCTGGATGTAAGTAGAGAGTTTGGTAACCTAATAAATGGTTTTTATAATCATTGTTTAATACTTTTCAGGAGAAGCAACTGCCTGTGGTGACGCTGGCTGTTATTGTGCCTCAAGCTGTGCCTTTCTTTGATCTGTTTCTGGAGGGCATCGAGAAGATTGACTATCCCAAAGATCATCTGCATTTATACATGTACACGAGTGTGCCGCTGCACGACGAACTCATCGAGGCATACGTCTCAAAACATGGCAAGAAATATGCCAGCGCCAAGTTTGTGCTGTCCACGGATTTACTAGACGAACGCTCTGGTCGCCAATTGGCCCTGTGAGTTAACACTGAGAGTCTCATTGGGTTTCAATActaattgctgttgtttcttctTTGTAGCGACAAGGCGCAACAGCATCACAGTGATTACCTATTCGTTGTGGATGGCGAGGCGCATATTGATGACAAAGCTGTGCTCCGCGAGCTGCTTAAGCTGAACAAGTAACTGCATTCAGTTTGGATTTAAACTTGAAGATTAATTGTAACTCCCTTTTTACAGACAATTTGTGGCGCCGCTGTTCAACAAATACTACGAACTGTGGAGCAACTTCTGGGGCGCACTCTCCGATGGTGGATATTATGCACGTTCCCATGACTACGTGGACATTGTGAAGCGGGATTTGGTGTAAgcgaacaaaacaaactaCATTCTAAAGCTCAACTTTATtgcttacaaaataatatgtgtgtattgGGGATACGTTAATCGAAGGCAATGGAGAAATCTGTTTTGAAACTGCGTCTGTCTATGGAATACATGTTGTCCGCCGTGCACTCGTAAAGTCCGGCATCCATTTGTGTGGCCGGATCGATTTCGATCTTCGATTTAACGCGATCATCCCCAA encodes the following:
- the LOC133844507 gene encoding procollagen-lysine,2-oxoglutarate 5-dioxygenase; this encodes MQQQHKQSALFWRSPAMLLLFLASLLLFLQGAHTKSEADADGVVAAPVVDASTSNLNDKIKVFTVASEPTDGYRRYIRSSHVYDIEVTTLGMGEEWTGGDMKTAGGGVKINLLRKAIEPLKDAQDTLIMFTDSYDVIITARLEEILEKFKETGAKLLFSAEKFCWPDKSLANKYPEVEGKASRYLNSGAFIGYAPQVYALLEEPIEDTGDDQLYFTKVFLDETKRAKLGMKLDTQSRLFQSLHGAKNDVKLKVDLDSNQGTLQNIDFMTTPAIIHGNGLSKVDLNAYGNYLAKTFSGICTVCQEYILELDEKQLPVVTLAVIVPQAVPFFDLFLEGIEKIDYPKDHLHLYMYTSVPLHDELIEAYVSKHGKKYASAKFVLSTDLLDERSGRQLALDKAQQHHSDYLFVVDGEAHIDDKAVLRELLKLNKQFVAPLFNKYYELWSNFWGALSDGGYYARSHDYVDIVKRDLVGIFNVPHVTSIYLIKHSAFEAIKFEHKEFDPDMALCESLRNAGIFMFISNQRNLGHLVNVDNFNSSVVRPDFHTLLSNRYDWTKKYIHPDYANFLNESIPVPQPCPDVYWFHVVTEAFCDDLVAIMEGHGKWSDGSNSDKRLEGGYEAVPTRDIHMRQVGLDTLYLKFLNIFVRPLQERVFTGYYHNPVRSLMNFMVRYRPDEQPSLRPHHDSSTYTINIAMNNVGEDYEGGGCRFLRYNCSVTETKKGWMLMHPGRLTHFHEGLLVTKGTRYIMISFIDP